A window of Methanoregula sp. genomic DNA:
TTATAGGACGTTCCGTCAAGGGTGTAACCGTGGTAGGTCCGCAGGTCCCAGTCCAGCGACCCGACCCAGTACACGCCATCAGCGATCTTGTAGGATTCGGCTTTCATGGTTCTCACTTTGTTCGTAATAATACGAATGTTCTATTGTATGCGAACAAATTATATATGAATGTTGCGAAACTTAATAGCAGGATATGAAAACGCAACCGCTTACAAAGAAACGATCGCCCTTATCCCGACCGGATGACCCGTCGGCTATCGGGCTCTTTTCCACTCCTGCCGGCATACGGACGGTCCAGTCCCCGGTTCGCGTGAAGATCCTCTCGGTGATCAGCACCCGCGATCTTACGTTCGAGGAGATCGTCTTACTCTCCGGCCGGGCCAAGTCCACCGTCTCGGTCCACCTCAAGGGACTGGAGCATGACGGGATTATCGGTTCAAGGATCGATCCAAAGGATGAACGGAAAAAGATCTTCTTTTTCCGGTCACACTCCCTGGGAAACCTCACGGGTGGTATTATGGTTGATGATGGAGCGGACCGGGCAGGCCAGCTGATTGCCGGTGATGATCCGTTTGGTTTTTACCGGTACATGTTCCGCACGATCCGGGTCTCGCTCCTTTCTGAAGGGATCAATATTGACCCGGTGCTGCGCGAATCCGGGAACCGGGTAGGCCGCACGATAGCGGCAAACCTCGCGGACAAGGAACTTTCCGTGCTGCTGGAAAAACTCGGGAACTTCTGGCGGAAACATAACCTCGGGACGCTGGAAGTCGAGTCGCTTGCACCACTGACCCTGCGGGCGTTTGACTGTTTTGAGTGCGGGAATCTCCCGCAGCTCGGCCGGCCGGCCTGTGCCTTTGACTCCGGGATCCTCGAGGAGGTATTTTCAGAACATTTCAGAAAACGTCAGCAGGTCGATGAAACGGCCTGTTTTGCCATGGGCGATGATCACTGCCGGTTCGTCATCACACCCCGGTAAGGCTCTTCATATTTTTTTTTAAAGCGGTTCCCTGTTTTCGCCGCTCCCGGTACCTGCTATTTTCTCACTCCACTTCCTTGACCCGGCTCGCCCCGTCTGCGCTCATTTCTATCACGAGCGTGTTTGCAAACTCGCCCTGCATCAATAGCGCGACACCGGAACCTAAGGGATTGCATAGTGCTTGAGAATCCATCAGGTAATGGGGAAAGCCTCATTTTCACCCATCGCCCAGTATGTTAATAAGGAGTGTACTCCAAGAACTCCTCAATTGCTCCAGAGAATAATTCCATATAGGTGTAATCCATGGACGCTCCCCCTTTCGAACATCTCCGCAGGTTTTTTGAACGAATAAAGAATGTCGGCTTTTTCGAACGTCTTTTTTCATGGAATGGCATTGTATCTTCCGGGTACGATGCGTTCGGGGAATACCAGCGTCTCCAGAATCTTGTGCAGGAAAAGGATGCTGAAATAGCCGGACTTGTTTCAAAAAACCGGGATCTCTCCCAGAGTCTGGAGTACCAGCAGCAGCAGGCAACGCGTCTCCAGCAGGATCTTTCATCAGAACAACTTCGCACCCGGTCCCTGAACGAAAAGATCATTGAAAAAGAACGAGAGCGGGCAACATTTGCAGAAGCACAGGCTAACAGCGAGGATCACATTCTCCGGTTGAAGAGCGATATGGTCACGCTTGCAGCAAAGAACGAGGATCTGCAAGGAAAGATCAATGAACGGGAAAATGAAGCCGGCGGACTGGTGGCAGCGGATAAGAAAAACCGCGAAACGATCCAAAAACTCAATGAGGATATCACCACTCTCACCGTAAAAAGTGAAAACCTGAATGCCCAGCTTACAGCCGTCAAGCAGGAATTATCCCAGTATCACCAGATCGAAGAGGACCGCCTGCGGGAGCATGACCAGCGTGTCACCGCACTCAATTCACTCCGTCAGCAGCTCGAAGATGACCGCCTCCGGTTGCAGGCCGAGCGGAATGAAGAGATCCGTTCAGAGTATGCCAAGATGGAGCAGACCTGGAAGAAGCACGAGGAAGTTGTCGAGCAATCTCTGCGATCGATCTGCCAGCGGCACACCATTGAGTACTGCGATAAGGAAAAATTCCCTGTATCCGGGAAAAAGCCTGATAATTCACTCATCATAGCAGACCAGTACGTCATCTTCGATGCCAAGAGCCCGAAGAATTCCGATGAACTCGGGAATTTCCCGCTGTATATCAAGACCCAGGCAGAGGCAGCGAAAAAGTATGCCAAAGAAGAGAATGTCAAGAAGGATATTTTCCTTGTTGTCCCGGCCAACACGGTCGGGTTTCTGGATGATTTCCATCTCGACATGGCTGATTACCAGGTGTATATTGTCACTCACGAATGCCTTGAACCGGTTGTCCTTGCTCTCCGGAAGATCGAGGATTACCAGTTTGTCGATCAGCTGAGCCCGGAAGACCGGGAGAAGATCTGCCATGTCATCGGCAAGTTTGCGCATGCAACAAAGCGCCGGATGCAGGTTGACACGTACTTCTTCAATGAATTCCTGGGTCTTCTCAAGAGCTGCGAATCCCTCCCGGATGAGATCCTCAAGAAGGTCGTGGATTACGAGAAAGCGGAGAAGATGAATCCCCCGATGGAGAAGCGCAAGAAACTTATCCCAATTAAGGAACTTGAGCACGGTGTCAAAGCGATAACCAAAGAAGCGGAAGCCCGTGAGATCGATGTCACGGCAGTGACGAAAGAAAAGATCGAAACGATCCCGCTCGACAAGTTCTTAGAATAAATCCCGCCATTTTTTCTCCCGGCAGGTAGACCACATATCATGCCAGCGCAATCTTCCCTGGATTCCTTTGATAGGAATGTCTCTATTGATTACGGACTTCCCGGGGAACAGCTGGATTCCGTCATCAGTCGTTTTGTGACAGCGGCAAAAGAAGATCCTTTCATGAGCTGGTTGCTTCTTCCCACAAAAAGACTCGTCCTGTATGTCGCCGGGCAACTGACGGAGAGAAATATTCCCTTCATCTCTTCCCGCATCTGCACTCCTGAAGGATTTTGCAGGATACTGTTTGAAGAGAACCGGACGACCGAGCAGGTCCTGTCAAGGAGTGAATCGAAACTCCTGCTCAGCGATCTTCTTGAGGAAAATGCAGAAGAGGTCCCACTTTTCATCACCCACGATCATCCGAATCCGGGAACGCTCAATGATCTCATGCAGTTCATGCATGTCACGCTGATGAGGAAGGTTGCGTTTCCTGAATGCCTTCTGAATCTCCAGAGTGAAAAAAGTGATCAGCTAGACACGATTATCATTCAATACCGGAACCGGTTGAGGGAACTGGATCTTTTCGATGATGATACGATCTTTGAATGGACGATCGATTACCTGGACCGCTGCGAATCATCCCCTCTCGGCACCGTATTTTTCTATGGCTTTCACGAGCCTGATCCGCTTGAACAGGATTTATTGGACACCATAGAGGAGCATGCAGGGAACGTTTCCATTTTTATTCCTGAGGGTATTGATCAAAATATTTTCAGGAACCATGCTGCGATGGGAAACCCGGCCGGCACTCAACCGGTACCTGATCTATCTTCACTCCCGGCTAAGATCTCCGGTATCTTCTCGGAAACCGGTGAGCTCAAAGCCGGGGATCTTTTCCGGGTGCAGACATTTCCCTCGCGGTATGCCGAAGTATATGGTATCGCAGCGGAGATCGGCCGGCTCAATGCTGCCGGTACACCCCTTTCCGATATTGCCGTAGTTTTTCCGGATCTCCATGGAGGAGATTACGGTCTCATCGATGAGGTATTCAAGGAGTTTGCTATTCCCTGGAACTCTGCCGTCAGCCCGAAATTATCCCGGGCCCCGGTCATCCAGTTTCTGTCCGGTATTGCCGGTCTCGTTGCACGCGGGTACGCCCGCGAGGATCTTGTCCGGCTGATCGGCAGCTCGTTTTTTACCAAAGAAACTGTTCCGGGCGGAACGTTCCCGTTGCGGTCTGCTGAGGTTGACCTGGTATCCCGGTATGCCCGGATAGATGGCCCTCACCCTGACTGGATACGACAACTGGCATGGCTCCATACAGAATTACAGGACCTGGAACGGGCAAAGAACTACCCGGGTATTTCGGTTCATACCGTAGAACGCGTGCTGGATGGGATCCGGCACCTCATCAGCGATCTGGATGCTCTTTCGGGAAAGAAACTGCTCCGGGATCATATCAGCGGGTTTAAAAATTTCATAAAATCCCGTAACCTCCCCCATCTCTATGCCGCACCGGAAGAACGCATCAAAGACCGGGAAATACAGGCATGTAAAAAGTTCTCTTCCCTTCTTGAGGCTCTCGCTCATGCTGCGTGGATTCCAGCCGATGAATCCATCGATGCACAGGAATTCTCCCGGTTAATTTCCTCCCTTGGTGAAGAGGGGGATGAGAGTGGGTTGCAGGATTCCAATGGTGTTGCTGTTCTCGGTCCCCACGAATGCCAGCACCTCCGGTTCCCGGTTGTCTTTATCGGTGGGCTGGTTGAGGGCACGTTCCCCCGGCTGACGACCCGTCTCCCGTTCACCAACTCTTTAGAAAATACCCGGATGGGGACCCGTTCGCTTGCCGAAATTCTCCGGGAAGAACAATATTATTTCATTGCAGCCCTGCTCTCGGCCCAGAAGACAGTGTACCTGAGTGCCCCGCTGGCCGATGGGGAGAAGCCGCTGCTCACCTCCGCATTCTTCGAACGGGTCCGGATGAGAACCGGTGATCGGCCGTGGCCGGATGCTGCCGGAGTTATACCCGCATCCCGTCGCACTGCTGCGGTCCGGGCCGGTGAAAGAATATGTGATGATGAGACTTGCGCGGCTCTCGGTCTGATTCCGGGTTCACTGGGTATCAGCGATCTTGTCTCACGGATCAATATGGAGCGGTACTATCGCCGGGGCACCTGCGATTCTCCCTTTGATGGCATTCTTTCCGATGCATCGATCCGTGAAATTCTTGCCACACGGTACGGTCCGGACCATGTGTATTCCCCGACGAGTCTTGAGACCTATGCCAGCTGCCCGTTTGAATATTTCTTAAACCGGGTGATCAATCTCAAGGCCCTGCCGGAAGTGGAACCGAACCTCTCGGCCAGCGATCGCGGTACGGCTATCCACGACATCCTGAGTAATTTTTACCGGCAATGGCGTTCTGCCGGCCAGACCCGGGTTAATCCAGCCTCCCTGGTTGATGCCACCGAAATGATCCTCAGGATTGCCACGGAAGAACTGGACACGTACTCCTTCCAGAGCCCGCTCTGGGATGCAACCCGGATCCTGATGCTCGGGGACCGGCATACCGGCCCCGGGTATTTCGAACGATTCCTGGTTCATGAAACGGATGAATCTGCATCACCGCTCGTCCCGTCCCTGTTTGAATATTCCTTTGGCATGGGAACAACGGCATCGGACGATCCTGCATCATCTCCTGAGCCGGTTGAACTTGCTTCACCGGATGGTGAACGGAAGGTATTCATCCGGGGCAGGATCGACCGGATCGATCTCACACCGGACGGATACTTTTTGATCTATGATTACAAGTCCGGCTCGCAACATCCTAAAACCAAAGATATCGAGGCGGGAACTGCCCTGCAGCTGCCCCTTTACCTTCTTGCGTTTGAGAAGATCACCGGCAACCACGGAATCGGCGGGGGCTATTACACGATCCGGCGCGAGGTGGACCGGAGCATTGTGCTCGCGGATTCGGCTGCAAAGGACCTGATGATCTCCCGGCCCCGTGTTTCCAAAGATTTTGCCGGCATGATGCAGCACTCGCGGGACTGTGCGTTTGCGTATATCGACGGGATCCGGAACGGCAGTTTCCCGCTCCCCCGCGAAGAGAAATGCCCGAACACCTATTGCGAATTCAAACGGATCTGTCGCTTCGATCCCTACCGGGTCTTTGAAGTACTGGAGGAGACCTGATATGGCAGCTACTGAGCGACAGGGCGAAGCGATCACCAAACATGACCGGAGCATGGTGGTCACGGCCGGGGCCGGCACCGGCAAGACCTACGTGCTGGTCCAGAAATATATCGACCTCCTCCGGACCCGGGGCGTGACGGTGCCGCAGATTCTTGCCCTGACGTTTACTGACAAGGCCGCAGCCGAGATGAAGGAGCGGATACGGACCGAGATCCTCAGGCAGGAAGGCCCGCAATGGGAGAAGGCGGCCGAGGATTTCATGATCGCACCGGTCCAGACCTTCCATTCGTTCTGTGCACAAGTGCTCCGGGAGTTCCCGATCGAAGCCGGGCTGGAACCCGGCTTTGCCGTGCTGGATGAGCAGCAGGTCTCCCGCATCCACAGCACCGCGTACGAAGAACTGATCCATACCCGGCAGGAAGGCCCGGCCAACGAGGCGCTGGTCCATGTCCTTTCCATCACGGACCAGTACAGCTTAAAGACAATCCTCTCCGCACTCTACGGCAAGCGGGAGCAGTATGCCCGGTTCTTTGCTGCGCTTGCCGCTGATGAAAAAAAAGTGCTCGATGTGTGGAAGCGGGAAGTGGATGCATTCCGCGATGCGGAGATCGCTGCCCTGCGGAGCGATCCCTCGTTCTCATCCTGTCTCCGTACGCTGCTCGGGTTTGCATCTGCGTACGAGGGAGTAGATGACAAGGCGGCAGTGTTTCTGCAGGAGATCCGCCCGCTCCTGTGCCGGCTTGCTGAGCCTGCGGATTCTGTAGAGTACTGTTCTGCCGCGCTCGAACTGGCGTGCAGGAAACCCGGCAATATCGGGAGCAAAAAAGCCTGGAAGGATGCAGATCTCGATGACTTCAAGAAAGCCCGGAAGAACCTGGCAGAAATCCTGGAGCGGAAGAACTCCCTGTTCCGGATGACGGTCGATACTGCTGATCCGGTGATCACCGGGTCGGTCCGGTTCCTGCGGGATCTCTCTGTGGTATTCTCCCGGTATGCGGAGCTGGCCGGTAACGGGAAAGGTTCGGTCGGGGGTCTCGACTTCTCGGACCTGATCCTCCATGCCCGGCAGCTCTTCGTGGAGCAGCGGGAACTGGTGGCAACGCATTTCATGCCCCGGTTCCGGTACATCCTTGTCGACGAGTTCCAGGACACGGACCTTTCCCAGTTTGATATCATCCTCTCGATCATCGGGACGCCTTCGCCCACAACGGACTGCCTCTTCATTGTCGGCGATCCCAAGCAGTCGATCTATCTCTTCCGCGATGCGGATGTGACCCGGTTCAAGGAGGCGCAGGAGATCATCTCTGCGGCCTGCAAGGGCCGGGTGGTGAACCTTGACACCAGCTTCCGGAGCACGAAGGAAGTGATCGGTCTTTCGAACCTCATCTTCTCCCGGCTGCTTGCCTCTGCGGAGAAGCCGTGGGAGTTCGGGTACGAGCCGGTAAAAATTTCCGAAAGCCGCGCCGGTCATGACGGTTCGGTGGAACTGCTGCTTCCGCCGAAAGGAAGCGATGCGGCCGGGACCAAGCGGAACGAGGCCGGGATGCTGGCCCGGCGGATCCACAGCATCGTAAATGCACAGCCGCTTTTAGTGTACTCCGAGGAGCAGGATCATTCGTTCGTCCAGCGCCCGGCCCGGTACGGCGATATCGCGATCCTGCTTGAGGCAAGGACCAACCTCTCGTATTATCTTTCAGCGCTGGGCGAGTACGGGATCCCCTTCTATGTCCACGGGGGGACCGGGTTCTATCACCGGCAGGAAGTGTACGATCTCTGCAATATCCTCGCGTTCCTCGAACACCGGCACGACAACATCAGCCTTGCGGGCATCCTGCGGTCCCCATACTTTGGTGTAGCGGATACGGAACTCTTCAGCATTGCGCAGGAGAATGGCCGGACCCTCTGGGAGAAACTGGTTACGTACGCAGACCGGACCGGTCCCGGGCCGGCAACCCGGGCCCGCGAGCTGCTCACGTCATGGCAGCAGTACGCCGGCCGGTCCGGCCTGGTCTCGCTGCTGCGCCAGATTTTATCGGAGTCCGGGGTCTACACGGTGTATGCCGCTCTCCCGGCCGGGGAACAGATCCTTGCCAATATCGAGAAGCTCGTTAGCATGGCCCGGAACCGCGAGGAGGCGGGGAACTATGCGCTTTCTGACTTCACCGCCGATCTCCGCCAGGCGATGGACGAGGACGAGCGGGAGGGCGAGGCGCCTCTCGATGCCCTTGCAGAGAATGCCGTCAACATCATGACGGTCCATGCGGCCAAGGGCCTGGAGTTCCCCATTGTGTTTGTCCCGGACATGGGCTCTGGGTTCCGGGACCGCCCCGGCCCCATCATGATTGGGGACAACCCGCTGATGGTGGGAGTCAGGGTCCCCAACCCCGCTGACAATTACGAGATGACGGAAAGTGCCGTCATGGTGATGCTGCGGGAGTTGCAGCGCCAGAAGGAGCGGGCCGAGAGGAAGCGTTTGTTGTATGTGGCACTGACCCGGGCCCGGGATCATCTGTTCATGAGCGGGACTGCGCCGGAGGATTCGGGTTTGTCTTTTGATCTGGGCCGGTCCCGGATTGAGTGGGTATTTACTGCTTTATCGGTGACCGGGGATGCGATTGCTGCGGGGGGACTGGTGTTGCCTTCTGACGGTCTCCGTCTTTCGATTGTTTCGGATCCATTGGCGATTCCTGCTGAGACGGGGCGGGTCTCACCTGCGCTGCTTGTTGTTCCTGAGGAATGTGCGGGGAAGGTTGGGACGTGGATTGCGCCTGTGTATTCTGCCGGACCGGAGCGGGTGAATGTTGTTTCGGTTTCGGAGCTGGAGAAGGGACCGGTTCACGCCCGGGAGCCGGGGGTTTCGAAATATTTACCGGGCGTTCCCGGGGCTGTCAAGGGCACGATCATTCATGAGGTGTTGCGGGGCCGGGATGCTGCGACGGTGCTGAAGGAATATGGGGAATATTCGGAGGAGCATGTCCGGCAGTGTGAGGAAATTGTTTCTGCTTTTTTCTCTTCGGACCTGATGAAGCGAGTGAAACGATCGTTTTGTGAAGTGCCGTTTGTTATTACTCTTGAGGGGAAGCCGGTGACGGGAAAGATCGACCGGTTGTGTGAACTTGATGATGGGACTTGGGTTGTGATCGATTACAAGAGTGAGGCGTCAGTAGATTACACTATACTTGCTGAGGAGTATGCTCTCTCGTTATCGATTTATGTTGAGGTGGCCCAGCAGATCGTGAAGAATGTTGTTGCAGCGTGGGTGTATTTTACAGAGATTGGGGAGTATCGCAAAATAGAGATCAATACCGAGCAACTTCTCGAAAAAATCAGAGGTATCCCCACAAAAAGCAAAAATCTTCCCTCATAATGAATTTATTTATTAAAAATTTGAAAAAATAATAACGGTATATTGATACTTCAAAACAATCAGGTACCTTTACAGTTATCCGGTCCTTTTGGAATTATTTCAAAATTTGAGGAATTTATGAACACAAAGGTCGAATACCCAAAGTTCGAATACTTAAAACTCGATAAACGAACGCGGGACTTAATGTGTGAAGAAATTTTACGTGCGAAAGAATCTGACAATATTTACTTCAGCACACGGTTTAATGAAATTGGCCAAAAGAATTGGATTCGATTATTGCGAACTGCAGCAGAACAATTTGATGAACATTGGCTTGCGTTTCAATTAGAAATGGCAGGTGCGATGAAACATCTCAAACCTCAAAAAAAACCGTGGGATTACACACTCGAATATGAGCCTGATTCTAGTATTGGGATCTTAGCTACCGGCCAATTCAATCGGTTCTATATGATAGCGATTTGTCGTCGTGCTTTGGAGGATAATGAACAATTCGTTATAGTTTATCGAGCCAAACAAAGACGAGAACCTCGTGAGGAATCTCAAATATTGGAAGGTACATCTAGGGATGCAAATGATCTCCTTCAGGAACTTAGAAATAAAGAACTTTGTCTCAAATGTGAAATTTCGCGAATAAATTCCGGACTTTCACTAGACTATGAATCGTTATCGTGAATTGACTGAATATTATTGACTGCTAAATTAAAATCTTCAACGGAGAAAAATGGACGTTCTTCAAGAAATCTTGGCTTGGAGTAAAGATTTACCCCATTGGCAAAATGATGCTATTGTGCGTTTGTTCGAGAATCACACTCCTTCAGCTGATGATATTGAAGATCTCTATGCCCTTCTCAAATCTGAACATGGAATTCCTGATCCAAAAAAACGCAAACCTCAAAAATTAAAATCAGATCAAATAGCCATTCCAGTAAACCCTAGAGTCCACATCGAATTATTGGGTATTAAAAACCTTGTGAATGTTAATGCAATCGCTGATAAGCAAAAACTATTACTTGGCCCAACCGGATTAACCGTGATTTATGGAGATAATGGTTCGGGGAAATCTGGTTATTCCCGGGTTCTGAAACGGGCTTGTCGTGCCAGAGATCAAACTGAGCAGATCCTTCCAAATGCATATCTTCATCCGTCTAAAACTGGAAAAGCGGAAGCCATCTTTGAACTAAGAGTTAATGATGTTGATCAAGAAGTAGTGTGGATTGATGGAAAGCCCGCCCCAGAATTACTTTCAACAATTGCTATATTTGATCATTATTGTGCCCGTGCATATCTTGACAAAGAAGGAGATTTCTCGTATATCCCTTATGGGTTTGATATTTTTGATGGTTTAGTGAAAATTTGTGATACACTTAAATTAAAAATTTCGAATGAAATTGACCAAAATGTTCCTGATGTGGAATCTCTATCTGAGTTATCCGGATCAACATCTGTTGGTTGTCTCGTTGAGAATTTGTCGAGCGCAACCGAAAATAAACAGGTAGAAAAATTAGCGACCCTCGCACCCGAAGAAATTGCTCAACACGGTCGGTTATTTAAAAATATTCACGAAATTGACCCCAAAGGCAAAGCAAATCAATTGCGAATTAAATGCCGCCGGATAAATCGCCTCCTTGAGATTATTAATGAGAAAACCATTGCAGTTAATGATACAAACTTGGCCCATCTCGAAAAATTCGATAAGGATTATCTGGCCGCTCATTTAGCAGCGGAAATTGCTGCCAACAACTTCAAAATAACCGGGGATTACCTTCCAGGAACTGGTGGAGAAGCGTGGAGAGAGTTATTCGATGCTGCCCGAAAGTTTTCGAAAGAAGCATACCCCGATAAACTATTTCCACATATCGAAGACGGAGCCAAATGTCCTTTATGCCAACAGCTTCTCGAAAGGGGGGCTAAACACTTTCAACTGTTTGAGGATTATATCCATCAGGAAACAGAGAAAAATTCTCGGGAACATTTCAATTCCCTTTCTGAAGCGAAACGAAATTTTAGTCTCCTTGATGTATCGGTTGGTCTTGATGATGAAATTCTTGAAGAGATCTCTCAATCTGATAAAAATCTTGCAAAAAAATGCCAAAGATACCAAAAATCTTTAATTGACCGCTATTCAGAAATTCTGTCGGCGTTTACATCTCATATTTGGACAAATATTGCACCACTCTCAAATTGCCCCGTTGAAGAGCTCTCCGTATTAATGGTTAATCTCGATAACGAGGCTGATATATTAGAACGGATGGTGGATAACTCTGCACGAAAATCTTTGGAGACTCAATTCTATGAATATGACTCCAGAATGAAGTTATCAAAAAGTAAAGGTGCCGTTCTCGCAGTAATTGAAAAAATGCGTCGGCAGTCCCAACTTAAAGAATGTTTATCAGAACTGGATACTACAGGAATCACAAAAAAAAGACATGATCTATCGCAAAATGTGATCACACCAAGTTTGTTGGGGGCGCTCAAACAAGAACTCAAAAAACTTGATGTTCTCGATCTTAATCTGAATTGGAAAAGTATAGGCAACAAGGGTAAAACAAATTATAAATTGATATTAGATCTCCCGGGTGTGAAAAATCCGAGAAATATACTTAGTGAAGGCGAACAACGGGCAATTGCCATCGCCTCATTCCTCGCAGAAGTTGATCTGAAGGGTGGATCTGCTGGTATTATTTTTGACGATCCAATCTCGTCTTTGGATCATAGGCGAAGGGAGCTTGTAGCTCAACGTTTAGTTCAAGAATCAAATAAACGTCAGGTAATTATCTTCACGCACGACCTCTATTTTTTGTTCGTATTAATTGATGAAGCAGAAAAAACAGGAATTCCTTTTGAGACTCAAAGCCTTATTAAGAAGGGACGTAACTATGGCATTCCTGAATCTGGGAATCCATTTGAAGGAATGAATACTTCAGCACGTGTCAAATTCTTAAGAGCAAAACACCAGGTAATCGCCAAAATTCACCGAGATGGTGATGAGGTAGAATTTCGAAAACAAACGAAAGAAGCTTATAGTCTCTTACGTAGTGCGTGGGAAAGGGGCGTTGAAGAAGTACTTTTGCGACAAGTTGTGTTGCGCTTCCGACAATCAATAGAAACGCAGAGACTTCGAGATGTATTTGTTGATGATTCTGACCATATACAAATAAAACAAGCCATCAATAAATGTTCAAAAATTACCGAAGCTCATGATACAGCAATGGCGATTGGAATTAGAGTTCCCCCTCCGGACGAATTATTGGAAGATATTAATACATTAGAAAAATGGCGTTTATCTGTTGAGAAGAGAAGTAATGATGTGAGGGAACGACGAAAATAACTCCATAAATTTTGATGGTGTTACTTTCACTTTCGTTTTTTAGAACTCCACAAACCTTTGATTTCTCCCGCATTTCCATAATCCGTTGTTCGTTGCCGCAACTCATAGTATTTACCTGTCACAGGATTATGAATGCGTTTTACCTTAACCGGGGGCATACTCCTCACCTTCTTGATTTAATGATAATTGTTTGATTATGTAATTAACAATTCTGGTCTTTCTCTAAGTTCAATGCTTATTTATATTTGAGTCCAAATGTTATAATGCAGATGTAAACGAGGAAGATGAAAAAAGATATGTTGTTTTTCAAAAATCTTGGTTGATGAAATGATTGTCACTAAAAATTTTCGTCATGATCTTCTTTATCGTGTCATTGATGAGTCCATTGAAATGCAAGTAATAGAAAATATTGTAAAACCGTCATTCGAACGATTAAAGAAAATTAATAGTTTGGGGTTATTACCAGAAATTATTGAGATGGCAAAATATTCAAAATATGAACATGCCATTGGAGCAATTTATCAAATAAATTGTTTAATTGATATTAACGAAAAAGAGGGAATAAAAAAGATCGAACCCAAATATTATCGTCCATTAAAAATTTCTGCTGAATTTCTTCATCTAGGTCATTTCCCTTTCACTTATTCGACCGAACGAGCCTTATTGATCTCTTTCATTGTAAGTGATCTCGAAAAAAGTCAA
This region includes:
- a CDS encoding AAA family ATPase; this translates as MDVLQEILAWSKDLPHWQNDAIVRLFENHTPSADDIEDLYALLKSEHGIPDPKKRKPQKLKSDQIAIPVNPRVHIELLGIKNLVNVNAIADKQKLLLGPTGLTVIYGDNGSGKSGYSRVLKRACRARDQTEQILPNAYLHPSKTGKAEAIFELRVNDVDQEVVWIDGKPAPELLSTIAIFDHYCARAYLDKEGDFSYIPYGFDIFDGLVKICDTLKLKISNEIDQNVPDVESLSELSGSTSVGCLVENLSSATENKQVEKLATLAPEEIAQHGRLFKNIHEIDPKGKANQLRIKCRRINRLLEIINEKTIAVNDTNLAHLEKFDKDYLAAHLAAEIAANNFKITGDYLPGTGGEAWRELFDAARKFSKEAYPDKLFPHIEDGAKCPLCQQLLERGAKHFQLFEDYIHQETEKNSREHFNSLSEAKRNFSLLDVSVGLDDEILEEISQSDKNLAKKCQRYQKSLIDRYSEILSAFTSHIWTNIAPLSNCPVEELSVLMVNLDNEADILERMVDNSARKSLETQFYEYDSRMKLSKSKGAVLAVIEKMRRQSQLKECLSELDTTGITKKRHDLSQNVITPSLLGALKQELKKLDVLDLNLNWKSIGNKGKTNYKLILDLPGVKNPRNILSEGEQRAIAIASFLAEVDLKGGSAGIIFDDPISSLDHRRRELVAQRLVQESNKRQVIIFTHDLYFLFVLIDEAEKTGIPFETQSLIKKGRNYGIPESGNPFEGMNTSARVKFLRAKHQVIAKIHRDGDEVEFRKQTKEAYSLLRSAWERGVEEVLLRQVVLRFRQSIETQRLRDVFVDDSDHIQIKQAINKCSKITEAHDTAMAIGIRVPPPDELLEDINTLEKWRLSVEKRSNDVRERRK